In Sulfitobacter sp. OXR-159, the following proteins share a genomic window:
- the brnA gene encoding type II toxin-antitoxin system BrnA family antitoxin: MKATEFDERFDAGEDMSAHVDWTKARRLNVEAKRVNVDFPTWVVAGLDRQAQKLGITRQALIKMWIAERLE; this comes from the coding sequence ATGAAGGCGACTGAATTCGACGAACGCTTCGACGCGGGCGAAGACATGTCCGCCCATGTCGACTGGACAAAGGCACGCCGCCTCAATGTCGAGGCCAAGCGGGTGAACGTGGATTTCCCGACCTGGGTCGTTGCCGGTCTGGACAGGCAAGCCCAGAAGCTTGGCATCACCCGTCAGGCGCTGATCAAGATGTGGATCGCGGAGCGGCTAGAGTAA
- a CDS encoding SprT family zinc-dependent metalloprotease, whose product MSPEVLEASFGSETIRFSVVRRVRKTLSISVLPNQQVEVVAPEDASSERIIEKVRKRAPWICKQLRYYDQFQPKTPERRYIGGETHLYLGRQYKLKVIPGIQSSVKMQRGQLMVWSTKPGRAAHTRELVRDWMLQRAQIKFVERLDICRGRFPNPEKVVPNSLIIRELSFRWGSMTGRRNLVLNRALIGASTEAIDYVITHELCHIEHPHHGPAFFDLLRRIMPDWEARKLKLERQLA is encoded by the coding sequence ATGAGTCCCGAGGTTCTTGAGGCTAGCTTCGGCAGCGAGACGATCCGTTTTTCTGTCGTGAGGCGGGTTCGCAAGACCCTGTCCATAAGCGTCTTGCCCAACCAGCAGGTCGAGGTTGTCGCGCCCGAGGACGCGAGCTCTGAACGTATCATCGAGAAGGTGCGCAAACGCGCGCCGTGGATATGCAAGCAGCTGCGCTACTACGACCAGTTCCAGCCCAAAACGCCAGAACGCCGGTATATCGGCGGCGAGACCCACTTGTACTTGGGGCGGCAGTATAAACTTAAGGTGATCCCCGGCATACAAAGCTCCGTCAAGATGCAGCGCGGTCAGCTGATGGTTTGGAGCACGAAGCCAGGTCGAGCCGCCCACACCCGTGAGCTTGTGCGAGACTGGATGTTGCAGCGTGCCCAGATTAAATTCGTGGAACGCTTGGACATCTGCCGAGGGCGCTTTCCAAACCCTGAGAAGGTCGTTCCGAACAGTCTCATCATTCGAGAGCTGAGCTTTCGGTGGGGGTCAATGACAGGACGGCGGAATCTGGTGCTCAACCGGGCGCTGATCGGTGCCTCCACGGAAGCTATCGACTATGTGATCACGCACGAGCTGTGCCATATCGAGCACCCCCATCATGGACCCGCCTTCTTTGACCTCTTGAGGCGCATCATGCCGGATTGGGAGGCTCGGAAACTCAAGCTCGAACGACAACTCGCGTAG
- a CDS encoding type I restriction enzyme endonuclease domain-containing protein produces MEQFEQLLADDAKRADFYSRLKDYGRCLHISLSSEKLYDVFDEAAVSTFTKDWKAFSELKRSVQLRYQETVDVKEFEPKIQKLLDDHVTAKLAEVIIDLVNINDPDALNAVIEEEGKTAASKADRIASATKRTITEKMEQDPSFYRQFSEMLAETIRDYREKRISEKDYLKTVVDLAARVARRDHGRDMPESIKGDTDAQAVFGVLEPILKEINGGVEDTVTADVAQSIIGIVKDHHIVDVWSNEMAQNNMRNAIDDYFFDVVRDEKGIDIPLDLLDDIELRIMDIARARFPG; encoded by the coding sequence ATGGAACAGTTCGAGCAGCTCTTGGCTGACGACGCTAAGCGAGCAGACTTCTATTCTCGGCTGAAGGACTATGGCCGCTGCCTGCACATCTCACTTTCCTCAGAGAAGCTTTATGACGTTTTTGACGAGGCGGCGGTTTCCACCTTTACGAAGGATTGGAAAGCCTTCTCCGAGCTGAAGCGCTCAGTCCAGCTGCGCTATCAGGAAACCGTCGATGTGAAAGAGTTCGAGCCCAAGATTCAGAAACTGCTCGACGATCATGTCACGGCGAAGCTTGCGGAGGTGATCATTGACTTAGTGAATATCAACGATCCTGATGCGTTGAATGCTGTGATCGAAGAAGAGGGCAAAACTGCCGCCTCCAAGGCGGATCGCATTGCAAGCGCCACCAAGCGCACGATCACAGAAAAGATGGAGCAAGACCCCTCCTTCTACAGGCAGTTCTCCGAGATGCTCGCTGAGACGATCCGCGACTATCGCGAGAAACGGATTTCGGAGAAGGATTACCTCAAGACAGTCGTGGACTTGGCGGCTCGCGTCGCGCGTCGCGACCATGGCCGTGACATGCCTGAAAGCATCAAGGGAGACACGGACGCTCAGGCTGTCTTCGGCGTCCTTGAACCGATCCTGAAGGAGATCAACGGCGGTGTTGAGGATACTGTGACAGCCGATGTCGCGCAGTCGATCATCGGGATCGTCAAGGATCACCACATTGTCGATGTCTGGTCGAACGAGATGGCGCAGAACAATATGCGCAACGCTATCGATGACTATTTCTTCGATGTCGTGCGCGACGAGAAGGGCATCGACATTCCCCTTGACCTTCTCGACGACATCGAGCTGCGGATCATGGATATCGCGCGGGCTAGGTTCCCCGGATGA
- a CDS encoding tyrosine-type recombinase/integrase: MKAAAQTTWNKGRVVGKKPPLTPDQVSLIRMILHQEKALRDLALFNTALDTSFRGSDLVRLRVADVATPAGVREIVEIRQKKTEARNARPVQARLSSGTRDSLRTYLAASEKPLHGWLFTGQGARWSQSHLSESQLWRLFRSWLVKARLDPSLYGLHSLRRTFPTHIYQQTGNLRAAQLLLGHASIESTKEYIGTEQAEALEIARKYHL; the protein is encoded by the coding sequence GTGAAAGCTGCCGCCCAGACCACCTGGAACAAAGGACGCGTCGTGGGTAAAAAACCACCGCTGACGCCCGACCAGGTCTCGCTGATCCGTATGATCCTGCACCAAGAAAAAGCCTTGCGTGATCTGGCACTGTTCAACACCGCCCTCGATACCAGTTTCCGAGGATCGGATCTGGTGCGGTTGCGGGTGGCGGATGTGGCCACGCCTGCCGGGGTGCGCGAGATCGTGGAAATCCGGCAGAAGAAGACCGAAGCCCGCAATGCACGCCCGGTCCAGGCGCGGCTGTCCTCGGGCACGCGCGACAGTCTGCGCACCTATCTCGCAGCTTCAGAAAAGCCGTTGCACGGCTGGCTGTTCACGGGGCAGGGGGCACGGTGGTCCCAGTCCCATCTCAGTGAAAGTCAGCTCTGGCGGTTGTTCCGCTCCTGGCTGGTAAAGGCCCGCCTCGATCCCAGCCTCTACGGCCTGCATTCGCTGCGCCGGACCTTCCCGACCCATATCTACCAGCAGACCGGCAACCTGCGCGCAGCCCAGCTGCTGCTCGGCCATGCCAGTATCGAAAGTACCAAAGAATACATCGGTACCGAACAGGCCGAAGCCTTGGAAATCGCGCGCAAGTATCACCTGTGA
- a CDS encoding Txe/YoeB family addiction module toxin — translation MKLVFSDQAWEDYQYWVSTNDKVRDRINELIKQCKRTPFKGTGKPEPLKGDLSGWWSRRISQEDRMVYRVSGTGDGQSLEIAQLRFHY, via the coding sequence GTGAAGCTGGTTTTTTCCGATCAGGCCTGGGAAGATTATCAGTACTGGGTCAGCACCAACGACAAGGTACGCGACCGGATCAACGAGCTGATCAAGCAGTGCAAGCGGACCCCCTTCAAAGGAACCGGCAAGCCGGAGCCTTTGAAGGGCGATTTGTCCGGCTGGTGGTCACGGCGGATTTCTCAGGAAGATCGAATGGTCTACCGGGTCAGTGGAACTGGCGACGGCCAAAGCCTAGAGATTGCACAGCTGCGGTTTCATTACTGA
- a CDS encoding BrnT family toxin, whose protein sequence is MKFEYDPDKSAANREKHGIDFDEAQALWDDPYLIEAPANVTDEPRFLAVGMIGARHWTAVYTYRSDRVRIISVRRARKQEIDHYEGD, encoded by the coding sequence ATGAAGTTCGAGTATGACCCCGACAAAAGCGCCGCGAACCGTGAAAAGCACGGGATCGACTTTGATGAAGCCCAGGCCCTCTGGGATGATCCTTATCTGATCGAGGCTCCTGCCAACGTCACGGATGAGCCACGCTTTCTGGCGGTTGGCATGATTGGGGCCAGACACTGGACGGCTGTCTACACATACCGGAGCGACCGGGTGCGGATTATCTCCGTGCGCCGCGCTCGCAAGCAGGAGATTGACCACTATGAAGGCGACTGA
- a CDS encoding IS66 family insertion sequence element accessory protein TnpB, which produces MAKRYELIPSTVSDWRRLARQGKLVLPNLDGMDFVPVEIEAPAPEAQPLAATSSGTIDVIKGDVTVRRDAAATATATRIAEIARALVT; this is translated from the coding sequence GTGGCGAAGCGATACGAACTGATCCCCAGCACCGTGTCGGATTGGCGGCGGTTGGCGCGCCAGGGCAAGCTGGTTCTGCCAAACCTGGATGGCATGGATTTTGTGCCGGTCGAGATTGAAGCGCCTGCGCCCGAGGCCCAGCCTCTGGCGGCGACATCCTCCGGCACGATTGATGTGATCAAAGGCGATGTCACCGTTCGTCGTGATGCGGCGGCGACTGCGACTGCGACACGGATCGCTGAGATCGCCCGGGCTTTGGTCACGTGA
- a CDS encoding transposase, translated as MCATNSFLRSLGVEIYASGHRRWSDSAKAQAVAETLEVGATVNAVAERYGILPNQLSAWRRLAKQGKLLLPAPEAAEPLFAPLVVSAGPEEPTEALTVPNEAIRLIFGEIAIELPLQTSASRIAEIAHALEASSC; from the coding sequence ATGTGCGCTACAAATTCGTTTCTCAGATCGCTTGGCGTTGAGATTTATGCGTCCGGCCACCGCCGCTGGTCGGATAGTGCAAAGGCACAGGCGGTGGCGGAGACGCTTGAGGTCGGTGCAACGGTGAACGCTGTCGCTGAGCGATATGGCATCCTTCCGAACCAGCTATCGGCGTGGCGTCGTCTGGCCAAACAAGGAAAGCTGTTGCTGCCGGCGCCGGAGGCCGCTGAGCCGCTCTTCGCTCCACTGGTGGTTTCTGCTGGGCCGGAAGAGCCCACAGAAGCTCTGACTGTTCCGAATGAGGCGATCAGATTGATCTTTGGAGAGATCGCCATCGAGCTGCCGCTGCAGACATCTGCCTCCCGGATTGCAGAGATCGCCCATGCGCTTGAAGCTTCTTCATGCTGA
- a CDS encoding IS5 family transposase, producing MTQMGFFDLSDRYASLDAKKDPLVEIDAVVPWEEFRSILDEVWRKPDAERKSRAGRKPMDTVLMFKTLVLSALYNLSDDQIEYQVRDRLSFMRFLGLSLADRVPDAKTVWLYRDALAQAGKVEELFRQFDGYLARQGYIARGGQILDASIVAVPRNHNTRDENASIKKGENPEHWENKPAKRSQKDVDARWTKKHGKSHYGYKNHVNVDRKHKLVRRYHVSDAALHDSQAVDHLLMRGNTGSGVWADAAYRSEETEAKLRARKLKSHIHRKGKRGKPLTDQAKGSNRTKSTVRVRVEHVFGAQTNDMGGTLVRSIGLVRAKARIGMKNLAYNMRRLVQLRRINPCPA from the coding sequence ATGACGCAGATGGGTTTCTTTGATCTTTCCGACCGCTATGCGAGCCTTGACGCGAAGAAGGACCCATTGGTTGAGATCGATGCGGTCGTGCCGTGGGAGGAGTTTCGTTCTATTTTGGATGAGGTTTGGCGCAAGCCTGATGCGGAGCGCAAGTCGCGCGCAGGCCGCAAGCCGATGGACACTGTGCTGATGTTCAAGACGCTGGTGCTGAGCGCACTCTACAACCTGTCGGACGATCAGATCGAATATCAGGTCCGTGACCGGCTGTCCTTTATGAGGTTTCTGGGACTTAGCCTTGCGGACCGGGTGCCGGATGCAAAGACGGTGTGGCTGTATCGCGATGCGCTGGCGCAGGCGGGCAAGGTGGAAGAGCTGTTTCGTCAATTTGACGGGTATTTGGCGCGGCAGGGGTATATCGCTCGGGGTGGGCAAATTCTTGATGCCTCTATTGTGGCGGTGCCGCGCAATCACAACACGCGCGACGAGAACGCGTCAATCAAGAAGGGCGAGAACCCCGAGCATTGGGAAAACAAGCCCGCCAAGCGCAGCCAGAAGGACGTGGACGCGCGCTGGACGAAAAAGCACGGCAAGAGCCATTACGGCTACAAGAACCATGTGAACGTCGACCGAAAGCACAAGCTGGTCCGGCGCTATCACGTCAGCGATGCCGCGCTGCATGACAGTCAAGCGGTGGATCACCTGCTGATGCGAGGCAATACCGGCTCCGGTGTGTGGGCGGATGCGGCCTATCGGTCCGAGGAGACGGAGGCGAAATTGCGCGCGCGGAAGCTGAAAAGTCACATCCACCGTAAGGGGAAACGCGGCAAACCTCTCACAGATCAGGCCAAGGGCAGCAATCGGACCAAATCCACCGTTCGGGTCCGGGTGGAACATGTATTCGGCGCACAGACCAACGACATGGGTGGCACCCTTGTGCGTAGCATTGGTCTGGTGCGAGCCAAGGCTAGGATCGGGATGAAGAACCTCGCATATAACATGCGACGCCTCGTTCAACTGCGCCGCATCAACCCGTGTCCGGCGTGA
- a CDS encoding IS6 family transposase yields the protein MKLPSSMPRLKGFRFPREIIAYAVWAWHRFALSTADVEDLLAERGVIVSRESIRLWVNRFGGHFSTRILRDRPAPSDNWHLDEVVIPIRGKKHWLWRAVDANGDTLDILVQTRRNARAAKRFLARLIAQFGQPRVVITDKLRSYFAPIRKLAPDADHRVHKGLNNRIEGSHRPTRRREKIMGRFKSQRQVQRFLAAHDQINTLFRPRRYRLTASSYRHARADAFSLWNDYALQMTA from the coding sequence ATGAAACTGCCGTCATCCATGCCGCGCCTGAAGGGCTTTCGCTTTCCCCGGGAGATCATTGCCTATGCCGTCTGGGCCTGGCACCGTTTTGCTTTGAGCACGGCGGACGTCGAGGACCTTTTGGCCGAGCGCGGCGTGATCGTGAGCCGCGAGAGCATCAGGCTTTGGGTCAACCGCTTTGGCGGGCATTTCTCGACCCGCATCCTACGAGACCGGCCAGCGCCTTCAGACAACTGGCATCTGGACGAGGTGGTTATCCCGATCCGTGGCAAGAAGCACTGGCTGTGGCGGGCCGTGGATGCCAATGGCGACACGCTCGACATCCTCGTGCAAACCCGCAGAAATGCCAGGGCGGCAAAGCGCTTTCTGGCAAGGCTCATCGCGCAGTTCGGCCAGCCCCGTGTGGTGATCACCGACAAACTGCGCAGCTATTTTGCGCCGATCCGGAAGCTCGCTCCCGACGCCGATCATCGGGTACACAAGGGCTTGAACAACCGGATCGAGGGCTCACATAGACCAACGCGACGGCGAGAGAAAATCATGGGGCGCTTCAAGTCCCAACGACAGGTGCAGAGATTCCTCGCGGCCCATGATCAGATAAACACCCTCTTCCGTCCCCGTCGCTATCGTCTCACCGCATCTTCATACCGCCACGCACGGGCTGACGCCTTCAGCCTGTGGAACGACTATGCGCTCCAGATGACCGCATAA
- the tnpC gene encoding IS66 family transposase, producing MTAPDELPDDIAELKAIIRAQQDQNARLEALVASFKKALFGAKSEKIDPAQYELELEDIETAIAQVEAEIDADARTAPVRPPKPRQTNRGSLPKHLERVEVVIEPELSCACGTERHVIGEDVSERLDIIPAQFRVIVTRRPKYACRSCEGGVTQVPAPAHIIAGGMPTEATLAHVLVSKYADHLPLYRQAQIYSRQGIDLDRSTLAAWVGKSAFELTPVYNALMDDLKRSTKLFMDETPAPVLAPGRKRTKTGYFWALARNDKPWSGDDPPGVAFTYAPGRSGQHADNILNGFSGTLQVDGYAGYNRLLKRPTQDVTLAYCWAHARRKLHDVTQSGAAPIAQEGLNQIQALYRIEKDLRGLSADQRSAARQKRSRPIIDAFELWLAQSRARVSSKSPTGEALKYIAKYWDGLCLFLTDGRIELDNNPVERTIRPIALNRKNALFAGHDAGAQNWAVIASLIETCKLNGIEPHGYLSGVLTAIAQGHKQTDINELLPWNYAKPV from the coding sequence ATGACTGCACCTGACGAATTGCCTGATGACATTGCCGAATTGAAGGCGATCATCCGTGCGCAGCAGGATCAGAATGCGCGGCTGGAAGCCTTGGTCGCTTCCTTCAAAAAGGCGCTCTTCGGGGCCAAGTCCGAGAAGATCGATCCGGCCCAATATGAGCTGGAACTCGAAGATATCGAGACGGCCATCGCGCAGGTGGAAGCCGAGATCGACGCCGACGCGCGCACCGCGCCTGTGCGGCCCCCAAAGCCTCGCCAAACTAATCGCGGATCACTGCCCAAACATCTGGAACGGGTGGAGGTTGTCATTGAGCCAGAGTTGTCATGCGCGTGTGGAACTGAACGTCATGTCATTGGCGAAGATGTCAGCGAACGCTTGGACATCATTCCGGCGCAGTTCCGGGTGATTGTCACCCGGCGGCCCAAATACGCCTGCCGGTCCTGTGAGGGTGGGGTCACCCAAGTGCCCGCACCGGCCCACATTATCGCAGGTGGCATGCCGACCGAGGCCACGCTGGCGCATGTGCTCGTCTCCAAATACGCGGATCACCTGCCTCTTTACCGGCAAGCACAGATTTACAGCCGTCAGGGGATAGATCTGGATCGCTCGACCTTGGCGGCGTGGGTTGGCAAATCGGCGTTCGAATTGACCCCGGTTTATAATGCGCTCATGGACGACCTGAAACGCTCCACCAAGCTCTTTATGGATGAAACGCCCGCGCCGGTTCTGGCACCCGGGCGCAAACGCACAAAAACAGGATACTTTTGGGCGCTTGCCCGCAATGACAAGCCATGGAGTGGTGATGATCCTCCCGGTGTGGCCTTCACATATGCCCCGGGACGATCCGGCCAGCACGCAGATAATATTTTGAACGGCTTTAGCGGCACCCTGCAGGTGGACGGCTACGCAGGCTATAACCGCTTGCTGAAACGTCCGACGCAGGATGTGACGCTGGCCTATTGCTGGGCCCATGCCCGCCGCAAACTGCATGATGTTACCCAATCCGGAGCGGCACCAATCGCGCAGGAAGGTCTGAACCAAATCCAGGCACTCTACCGCATCGAAAAAGACCTGCGCGGCCTGTCTGCCGACCAACGCAGCGCTGCACGACAGAAACGCTCAAGACCCATCATCGATGCCTTCGAGCTTTGGCTCGCACAAAGCCGCGCCCGCGTCTCAAGCAAATCTCCGACTGGAGAAGCCCTGAAATACATCGCCAAATACTGGGACGGGCTGTGCCTGTTCCTCACCGATGGCCGCATCGAACTCGACAACAATCCAGTCGAGCGCACCATCCGTCCCATAGCCCTCAACCGCAAAAATGCGCTCTTCGCCGGACACGATGCCGGGGCGCAAAACTGGGCCGTCATCGCCTCCCTGATCGAGACCTGCAAACTCAATGGGATCGAGCCCCACGGCTATCTGTCAGGTGTCCTGACAGCTATCGCCCAAGGACACAAACAAACCGACATCAACGAACTGCTGCCTTGGAATTACGCCAAACCCGTGTGA
- a CDS encoding type II toxin-antitoxin system Phd/YefM family antitoxin, with amino-acid sequence MDVMTYSDARAQLKGVMDRAIHDKQEVVVTRKKGESVVVVSLDTWNAVNETLHLLSTPKNASRLRASIAQLDAGTGEERELTE; translated from the coding sequence ATGGATGTTATGACCTACTCAGACGCACGAGCTCAACTGAAGGGCGTCATGGATCGAGCGATCCACGACAAGCAGGAAGTTGTCGTGACGCGCAAGAAGGGCGAGTCCGTTGTGGTCGTGTCCTTGGACACTTGGAACGCCGTCAATGAGACGTTGCACCTCTTGTCCACACCGAAAAACGCATCCCGCTTGCGCGCGTCGATCGCGCAACTCGATGCTGGGACTGGCGAAGAGCGTGAGCTGACCGAGTGA
- the tnpB gene encoding IS66 family insertion sequence element accessory protein TnpB (TnpB, as the term is used for proteins encoded by IS66 family insertion elements, is considered an accessory protein, since TnpC, encoded by a neighboring gene, is a DDE family transposase.): protein MLMPSQGVRILVATRPVDFRKGHDGLASMVQSALAQDPFTGTVFVFRAKRADRMKILFWDGSGLVMTYKRLEENNFIWPAIRDGVITLNRPQFEALFAGLDWRRVRSLEPRRPAAAE from the coding sequence ATGCTGATGCCATCGCAAGGCGTTCGGATATTGGTTGCGACGCGGCCGGTGGACTTCCGTAAAGGACACGATGGATTGGCTTCGATGGTGCAGTCGGCATTGGCCCAAGACCCCTTTACCGGAACAGTCTTTGTATTCCGCGCCAAACGGGCCGACAGGATGAAGATTCTGTTCTGGGACGGCAGCGGGCTCGTGATGACCTACAAGCGACTTGAGGAGAACAACTTCATTTGGCCCGCCATTCGAGATGGCGTGATCACCTTGAACCGCCCCCAATTCGAGGCGCTTTTTGCAGGGCTGGACTGGCGCCGGGTGCGCTCTTTAGAACCCCGCAGACCGGCTGCGGCAGAGTGA
- a CDS encoding WGR domain-containing protein, with protein MAMQTYLEKRQPAQKMARFYRMAVMPNLFGEWTLYREWGRIGQGGQVRMDWFEGENQAVAALVTLEASKRQRGYWVEPQQLAMFR; from the coding sequence ATGGCCATGCAGACCTATCTTGAGAAACGCCAGCCTGCGCAAAAAATGGCCCGGTTCTACCGGATGGCGGTCATGCCGAACCTGTTCGGCGAATGGACGCTGTACCGCGAATGGGGCCGCATAGGGCAGGGCGGTCAGGTTCGGATGGATTGGTTCGAGGGCGAGAACCAGGCCGTCGCGGCTCTGGTCACACTGGAAGCCTCCAAGCGTCAGCGAGGCTACTGGGTGGAGCCCCAGCAACTGGCGATGTTCAGGTGA
- the tnpB gene encoding IS66 family insertion sequence element accessory protein TnpB (TnpB, as the term is used for proteins encoded by IS66 family insertion elements, is considered an accessory protein, since TnpC, encoded by a neighboring gene, is a DDE family transposase.), producing MITPSHKVRIFVASDPVDFRKGHDGLAALVQSQLRQKPFDGSVYVFRSKRADRLKLLYWDGSGLVMAYKRLEDNSFTWPAIKNGVMRLEPAQFEALFAGLDWRRVRPLEVAAPAAAE from the coding sequence GTGATCACGCCGTCCCACAAGGTGCGGATTTTTGTCGCCAGTGATCCGGTGGACTTCCGCAAGGGCCACGATGGGTTGGCTGCTCTGGTTCAGAGCCAACTGCGTCAGAAGCCTTTTGATGGGTCGGTCTATGTGTTTCGGTCTAAGCGGGCGGATCGGCTGAAGTTGCTTTATTGGGACGGCAGCGGGCTTGTGATGGCGTACAAGCGGCTGGAGGATAACAGCTTTACATGGCCTGCGATCAAGAACGGGGTGATGCGGCTGGAACCGGCCCAGTTTGAGGCGCTGTTTGCGGGTTTGGACTGGCGGCGCGTGCGGCCTCTGGAGGTGGCAGCCCCAGCTGCGGCGGAGTGA